One genomic window of Candidatus Eisenbacteria bacterium includes the following:
- a CDS encoding STAS domain-containing protein yields the protein MFDIQIQDGGVIKLSGRFDAAQADHAKAMLQSVNRSATIDLTELDYVSSAGLGVLVQTYKRLHDSGYSLRLTNLKPRIRSVFVYAGLDKVLQLE from the coding sequence ATGTTCGATATCCAGATTCAGGACGGCGGCGTGATCAAGCTCTCGGGGCGCTTCGACGCTGCGCAGGCCGATCACGCCAAAGCGATGCTCCAATCGGTGAACCGGTCGGCCACGATCGATCTCACCGAGCTGGACTATGTCTCGAGCGCGGGCCTGGGCGTGCTCGTTCAGACCTATAAACGGCTCCATGATTCAGGTTACAGCTTGAGGCTCACGAACCTGAAACCCCGAATCCGGAGCGTTTTCGTCTACGCCGGGCTCGATAAGGTTCTGCAGCTTGAGTAG
- a CDS encoding NUDIX domain-containing protein — MRSAGLLLYRARDGARQVFLVHPGGPYWVGKDLGAWSIPKGEFGSEEDPLDAAKREFGEETGCVPPEGPYTALGALPQPSGKIIEAWAVPGDCDPDAVRSNTFTMEWPPRSGRRQDFPEIDRAGWFGIEEAHRRIIKGQRGFLTALERSLPSA; from the coding sequence ATGAGAAGCGCGGGATTATTGCTCTATCGCGCCCGCGATGGCGCGCGTCAGGTGTTCCTGGTCCATCCAGGCGGTCCCTACTGGGTCGGTAAGGACCTCGGAGCGTGGTCGATCCCCAAGGGCGAATTCGGGTCGGAGGAGGATCCCCTCGACGCGGCGAAGCGTGAGTTTGGGGAGGAGACGGGCTGCGTCCCTCCGGAGGGGCCCTATACGGCGCTGGGCGCGCTTCCACAACCCAGCGGGAAAATCATCGAAGCGTGGGCGGTGCCCGGAGATTGCGATCCGGATGCGGTCCGGAGCAATACATTCACGATGGAGTGGCCCCCCCGCTCGGGACGCCGGCAGGACTTTCCCGAGATCGATCGCGCTGGATGGTTCGGCATCGAGGAGGCGCATCGGCGGATCATCAAGGGACAACGGGGGTTCTTGACGGCGCTCGAGCGCTCTCTGCCGAGCGCATGA
- a CDS encoding glycosyl transferase family 51: protein MCYTAGCQTGCPDRVPGTLRFRVLGPHLPVHLCVREKMRREIKAVAWALTHVPRLRIGWPYAVGILGQIRRLPGWAWALSGLALLLITLHWETHTGTLESRLFAQWAKGLTYYIKPGPANGVVFPKGGPADVRRGYTRIPEFTRSLEARGFRIAEQARFSPALVAAARLGISPPYREPAVAGLSIEGVDGGDLFEAPDRTEGIARYEDIPPVVLRSLLYIENRELERNTSPWSNPAVDWGRWAKAVFFYAANRFGLPVRVEGGSTLAVQVEKYRHSEDGRTASPVDKLRQVLTASLRVYQEGPDTRKERQQIILDYLNSVPLGATPSHGEVFGLKQGLRAWFGLEPSRVMARIRTGKTVGQRARAMKHVLALLCAVRAPSRYLIEDPAALERRADAYTSLLAREGVFDPDFAERVRAVPLSFAPETASAPRRNHRISPASKAATRIRIDLEQALAVGGLYDLNRLHLDVESTIDAGLQRETEELMGRLADPTFLARHGLMGGHLLSRGDPKRVIYSVLLCERTPARNEIRVHADNLRRPFDVNEGMKMALGSTAKVRTLVHYLQIMEKLHQEISGRGPLAIGDYERQARDPLTRWACQTLRENPSMPAEAFLSRAVDRTYSASPAELFYTGGGVHTFVNFDPSDNGKKLTIRAAAAHSTNLVFVRLMRDIVRYHMARLPYDAEKVLSGEDSLTRQSMLTEIADDESEAAITRIYRDYQGLAPRESLDRLRGTGTRSPRRLGKDPLEVWCAGTLARDPGISREGLIRASREVRRQASAWLFRTRNRRAQDLRLRARIERDAFARMTPYWRRLGFPFERLVPSYATAIGSSADRPAALAELMGIIVNEGLDRPAQRINRVVFAPWTPYHTALEAEAPPSSRLLSPAVAGTARSVLTQVVESETGTARRIKDLFRDASGKPIPVGGKTGTGDNRFDTYASGGRLVSSEVVSRTAAFTFFIGDRYYGVVTASVFGRQAGRYRFTSALPLRVLELLAPSLERHLGGPPPPPYPMASLEHLDLDAAHPVQNVDPDVTLVAPNDEVHSALPDPEPPDRDLLQALRQGRMIKGNSGLDPIHAEPEARLQE from the coding sequence ATGTGTTACACGGCCGGATGCCAGACTGGATGCCCGGATCGTGTGCCGGGAACATTGAGATTCCGGGTCTTGGGGCCGCACCTTCCGGTGCACTTGTGTGTAAGAGAGAAAATGAGACGTGAGATCAAAGCCGTCGCGTGGGCCCTGACCCACGTGCCGAGGCTTCGAATCGGTTGGCCGTACGCGGTCGGGATCCTGGGACAAATCCGCAGGCTTCCCGGTTGGGCGTGGGCCCTGTCGGGGCTGGCCCTGCTCCTCATCACCCTGCACTGGGAAACCCACACCGGGACTTTGGAATCACGCCTCTTCGCGCAGTGGGCGAAGGGCCTGACGTATTACATTAAACCCGGCCCTGCGAACGGCGTGGTCTTTCCCAAGGGGGGCCCCGCGGATGTCCGCCGCGGCTATACCCGTATCCCCGAATTCACACGGAGTCTGGAGGCCCGCGGGTTCCGGATCGCGGAGCAAGCCCGTTTCTCCCCAGCGCTCGTGGCAGCCGCCCGACTCGGAATCTCGCCTCCCTATCGCGAGCCGGCCGTGGCCGGACTTTCGATCGAAGGGGTGGATGGTGGAGATCTCTTCGAGGCTCCGGATCGAACGGAGGGCATCGCCCGGTACGAGGACATCCCGCCGGTCGTCCTCAGATCGCTCCTGTACATAGAAAACCGTGAGCTCGAAAGGAACACGAGCCCCTGGAGCAATCCCGCCGTCGACTGGGGCCGCTGGGCGAAAGCGGTTTTCTTTTACGCCGCGAATCGCTTCGGCCTTCCCGTCCGGGTAGAGGGTGGAAGCACGCTCGCGGTCCAGGTCGAGAAATACCGCCACTCCGAAGACGGCAGGACGGCCTCACCGGTCGATAAGCTCCGCCAGGTGCTGACGGCGAGCCTGCGTGTCTACCAGGAAGGCCCGGACACACGCAAGGAAAGACAACAAATCATCCTCGACTATCTGAACAGCGTTCCGCTTGGAGCCACCCCGAGCCACGGCGAGGTCTTCGGTTTGAAACAGGGATTGCGGGCGTGGTTCGGACTCGAGCCGTCTCGAGTGATGGCCCGGATCCGCACCGGCAAGACCGTGGGCCAGCGAGCGCGCGCCATGAAACATGTCCTGGCGCTTCTCTGCGCGGTCCGGGCGCCTAGCCGTTACCTCATCGAAGACCCCGCCGCGCTGGAACGGCGCGCCGACGCGTACACCTCGCTCCTGGCACGCGAAGGTGTCTTCGATCCGGATTTCGCGGAGCGCGTCCGTGCCGTCCCCCTCTCGTTCGCGCCCGAAACGGCCTCCGCCCCGCGCCGCAACCACCGGATCTCCCCGGCAAGCAAGGCCGCGACCCGGATCCGGATCGACCTCGAGCAGGCGCTCGCGGTCGGCGGACTCTACGATTTGAACCGACTTCACCTCGACGTGGAGTCCACGATCGACGCCGGGCTGCAGCGCGAGACCGAAGAGCTCATGGGCCGCCTCGCCGACCCCACGTTCCTGGCCCGACACGGGCTCATGGGAGGACACCTGCTGTCCCGGGGGGATCCCAAGCGTGTGATCTACAGCGTCCTACTGTGCGAGCGGACCCCCGCGCGGAACGAGATTCGGGTGCACGCCGACAACCTCCGCCGCCCCTTCGATGTGAATGAAGGAATGAAGATGGCGCTCGGGAGCACGGCGAAGGTGCGCACGCTCGTCCATTACCTGCAGATCATGGAAAAGCTTCATCAGGAGATCTCGGGCCGGGGTCCCCTCGCGATCGGCGACTACGAGCGCCAGGCGCGCGACCCCCTGACACGATGGGCCTGCCAGACGCTGCGGGAAAATCCGTCCATGCCCGCAGAGGCTTTTCTGTCCCGCGCGGTCGACCGGACCTATTCCGCAAGCCCCGCCGAGCTCTTTTATACCGGAGGCGGGGTCCACACCTTCGTCAATTTCGACCCGAGCGATAACGGCAAGAAGCTCACGATTCGCGCCGCGGCGGCCCACTCAACCAACCTGGTATTCGTCCGATTGATGCGCGATATCGTCCGCTACCACATGGCACGCCTGCCCTACGACGCGGAGAAGGTGCTCTCGGGCGAGGATTCCTTGACGCGTCAAAGCATGCTGACCGAAATCGCGGACGACGAATCGGAGGCCGCCATCACGCGGATCTACCGCGACTATCAGGGCCTCGCGCCCCGCGAATCGCTGGACCGACTCCGGGGCACGGGAACTCGGTCGCCACGCCGGCTCGGCAAGGACCCGCTCGAAGTCTGGTGCGCGGGCACCCTCGCACGCGATCCCGGGATTTCACGCGAGGGGCTGATCCGAGCGAGCCGTGAGGTACGGCGCCAAGCCTCCGCGTGGCTGTTCCGCACGAGGAATCGCCGCGCGCAGGACCTGAGGCTCAGGGCCCGGATCGAGCGCGATGCGTTCGCCCGAATGACACCGTATTGGCGGCGGCTCGGCTTCCCGTTCGAGCGGCTGGTGCCATCCTACGCAACCGCCATCGGAAGCTCTGCGGATCGGCCCGCGGCCCTCGCAGAGCTCATGGGAATCATCGTGAACGAAGGACTCGACCGTCCGGCGCAGCGGATCAATCGCGTCGTGTTCGCGCCGTGGACGCCGTACCACACCGCGCTCGAGGCCGAGGCCCCGCCGAGCAGCCGCCTCCTCTCCCCCGCGGTCGCCGGCACGGCCCGGAGCGTGCTCACCCAAGTCGTGGAGAGCGAGACCGGGACCGCCCGCCGGATCAAGGATCTGTTCCGCGACGCGAGCGGCAAACCGATTCCGGTCGGCGGCAAGACCGGAACGGGCGACAATCGCTTCGACACCTACGCGTCCGGGGGAAGGCTCGTATCCTCGGAGGTCGTGAGCCGGACGGCCGCCTTCACCTTCTTCATCGGGGATCGCTACTACGGTGTCGTGACGGCATCGGTGTTCGGACGCCAGGCGGGTCGGTACCGGTTTACGAGCGCGCTGCCGCTTCGCGTCTTGGAGCTTCTCGCTCCTTCCCTCGAGCGGCACCTGGGCGGACCGCCGCCCCCACCCTACCCGATGGCCTCACTTGAGCACCTCGACCTGGACGCTGCCCACCCGGTCCAGAACGTCGATCCCGACGTCACGCTCGTAGCGCCGAATGATGAGGTCCACAGTGCCCTGCCCGACCCGGAGCCTCCGGATCGTGATCTCCTCCAGGCTCTGCGGCAGGGCCGGATGATCAAAGGAAACTCGGGACTGGATCCCATCCACGCTGAGCCCGAGGCACGATTGCAAGAGTAG
- the otsB gene encoding trehalose-phosphatase: protein MGAQDPPGRAAPAPRVGGPAPRRVTLTRPLFEGPAWRRARRILDEPGCRVLIALDLDGTIAPFRPRPDRARVPRRTLRSLSRGARSEAVRIAILSARPLKDMKRLVPVRNVLLLGQYGLEGPVGPPAEALRGRRRACARVTRGLKPLVAPFRGALLEDKGLTVAVHDRNVRDPGRRRELRRGLRRFALTEARREGFVPVSGPHVVDFVPRDHDKGRALRALKSKLRPESVFYFGDSLGDEPAFAVLGHPDFPVRVGRSRTRARYRVTGLAGVTRFLDAVAVCRAGPA from the coding sequence TTGGGCGCGCAAGATCCTCCGGGACGCGCGGCGCCTGCACCTCGTGTCGGGGGCCCCGCGCCCCGGCGCGTCACGTTGACGCGGCCGCTCTTCGAGGGCCCAGCTTGGCGGAGAGCCCGGCGGATCCTGGACGAACCGGGGTGCCGGGTGCTCATCGCGCTCGACCTGGACGGTACCATCGCTCCCTTCAGGCCGCGGCCCGATAGGGCGCGAGTGCCCCGGCGAACGCTTCGGTCGCTCTCGCGCGGCGCGCGATCCGAGGCGGTCCGGATCGCGATCCTGAGCGCGCGCCCGCTCAAGGACATGAAGCGGCTGGTGCCGGTGCGAAACGTGCTGCTCCTCGGCCAATACGGACTCGAAGGTCCGGTGGGACCGCCCGCGGAGGCGCTGAGGGGCCGGCGGCGCGCGTGCGCACGCGTGACCCGGGGCCTGAAACCGCTCGTCGCGCCGTTCCGCGGCGCCCTGCTCGAGGACAAGGGACTCACGGTGGCGGTGCACGACAGGAACGTCCGCGACCCAGGGCGGCGCCGGGAGCTCCGTCGAGGGCTGCGTCGGTTCGCCTTGACGGAGGCGAGGCGCGAAGGTTTCGTCCCCGTGTCCGGGCCGCACGTGGTGGATTTCGTGCCGCGGGATCACGACAAAGGGCGTGCGCTCCGCGCGCTCAAGTCGAAGCTGAGACCCGAGTCCGTGTTCTATTTCGGCGACAGCCTCGGGGACGAGCCCGCGTTTGCCGTGCTCGGCCACCCCGATTTTCCGGTTCGGGTCGGGCGCAGCAGAACCCGCGCGCGATATCGGGTGACGGGCCTCGCGGGGGTCACCCGTTTTCTGGATGCCGTGGCGGTGTGTCGGGCCGGCCCGGCGTGA
- a CDS encoding trehalose-6-phosphate synthase, whose product MMSMMAPSYRIPNLLSGTAGPSYNSKLMGTAKTDVARRVRQALTRMANRQALGSEVSDQTTSDDLARAARGYLGDAQILIASNREPYQHVQTPSGIEVVRSPGGLASALDSVARATGATWIAQGAADADRLVCDEEGRVRVPPGNERYTLKRLWLEPETRALEYRRFCNGCLWPLCHIVYVRPHFVAPRWRAYQEVNEQFAEAILSSLGARPGLVLLQDYHLGLCASALRARRPDLSIVMFWHIPWPNREVFRTFPWRRELLEGLLACDLVGFHIQYHATNFLDTVAQELESHIDHERFAIRRRGRKTFVRTYPISPDAAEISLAASEPWAARGAEQVREQLRLGDAQVVLGVDRLDYTKGIPERIAAYEHLLENHPELRGRVAFIQIAVPSRVDLPEYQSLAVTVEELTARLNRRFGSADRPAIHLITRNLGFRDLIPYYVLADVAVVSALHDGMNLVAKEYVAAKVQLDGALVLSPFTGAARELDQAIQASPYDTEALAAAIGRALTLDTAERARRMRAMREVVAGQNIYDWARKILRDARRLHLVSGAPRPGASR is encoded by the coding sequence ATGATGTCCATGATGGCACCATCATATCGCATTCCGAATCTCCTTTCCGGAACCGCGGGTCCTTCTTACAATTCAAAGCTTATGGGTACCGCAAAGACCGACGTGGCAAGACGAGTGCGGCAGGCGCTCACCCGGATGGCCAACCGCCAAGCCCTGGGAAGCGAGGTCTCGGACCAGACCACTTCGGATGACCTCGCACGGGCCGCGCGCGGCTATTTGGGTGACGCGCAGATCTTGATCGCGTCGAACCGGGAGCCCTACCAGCACGTCCAGACACCGTCTGGGATCGAGGTCGTCCGGAGTCCCGGAGGGCTTGCCTCCGCGCTCGACTCCGTGGCGCGCGCGACCGGCGCCACCTGGATCGCGCAGGGGGCCGCGGACGCCGACCGCCTCGTGTGTGATGAAGAAGGAAGGGTGCGGGTCCCGCCGGGGAATGAGCGCTACACGCTCAAGCGGCTCTGGCTCGAGCCCGAGACCCGCGCGCTCGAGTATCGCCGGTTCTGCAACGGCTGCCTCTGGCCCCTCTGTCACATCGTCTACGTGAGACCCCACTTCGTGGCTCCCAGGTGGCGCGCCTATCAGGAGGTGAACGAACAGTTCGCCGAGGCGATTCTCTCTTCGCTGGGAGCGAGACCGGGGCTTGTGCTTTTACAAGATTATCATCTAGGGCTCTGCGCGTCCGCCCTCCGGGCCCGGCGCCCCGATCTCTCGATCGTGATGTTCTGGCACATCCCATGGCCCAACCGGGAAGTGTTCCGAACCTTCCCTTGGCGGCGGGAGCTTCTCGAAGGTCTCCTCGCCTGCGACCTGGTGGGGTTTCACATTCAATACCACGCCACCAATTTCCTGGATACGGTGGCCCAGGAGCTTGAGTCGCACATCGACCACGAGCGATTCGCAATCCGGCGCCGGGGCCGCAAGACGTTCGTGCGGACCTACCCCATCAGCCCGGACGCCGCCGAGATCTCGCTCGCGGCTTCCGAGCCGTGGGCCGCGCGGGGCGCGGAGCAAGTCCGCGAGCAACTCCGCTTGGGAGACGCGCAGGTAGTGCTTGGCGTGGACCGCCTCGACTACACGAAGGGGATCCCGGAGCGGATCGCGGCCTACGAGCATCTGCTCGAGAACCACCCCGAGCTGCGCGGGCGCGTCGCGTTCATCCAGATCGCGGTTCCTTCCCGGGTGGACCTGCCCGAGTATCAGTCCCTGGCGGTCACGGTCGAGGAGCTGACCGCGCGGCTCAACCGACGGTTCGGTTCGGCGGATCGCCCCGCGATCCATCTCATCACGCGGAACTTGGGATTTCGCGATCTCATTCCCTACTACGTGCTGGCCGACGTGGCGGTCGTGAGCGCGCTTCACGACGGAATGAATTTGGTCGCGAAGGAGTACGTCGCGGCGAAGGTCCAGCTGGATGGTGCGCTGGTCCTGAGCCCTTTCACAGGAGCTGCCCGGGAGCTGGATCAGGCCATCCAGGCGAGCCCCTACGACACCGAAGCCCTCGCCGCCGCGATCGGCCGCGCGCTCACCCTCGACACGGCGGAGCGGGCGCGAAGGATGCGGGCCATGCGCGAGGTCGTCGCCGGACAGAACATCTATGATTGGGCGCGCAAGATCCTCCGGGACGCGCGGCGCCTGCACCTCGTGTCGGGGGCCCCGCGCCCCGGCGCGTCACGTTGA
- a CDS encoding PrsW family intramembrane metalloprotease, translating to MSALSLLLGLLPVVLFLAALILMDSYKLVTRKSILAGLAIGAAAAFICFLANQLLIVSFRLDENVLRRFVAPVLEESVKATYLVYLIRSARVGFLVDAGIQGFAVGTGFALMENLYYAGAMQEQGLGLWIVRGLGTAVMHGSTTAVVGILSKSLTERRGSGSLKLFLPGVALAALAHSLFNQFLLSPLVSTAAMLITMPPLVGFVYEWSEKSTRDWLGAGLDSDVELLELIQGGAIAETPVGAYLSSLNRLPGPVVADMLCLLRIHLELSLRAKGMLIARSAGVHLPLDDQVRANFEEMKYLERSIGKTGKIAILPFMRTSARDLWQLYALRK from the coding sequence ATGAGCGCGCTCAGCCTCCTCCTGGGCCTCCTCCCAGTCGTCCTCTTTCTTGCGGCGCTCATCCTGATGGACAGCTACAAGCTCGTGACGCGGAAATCGATTCTCGCCGGTCTCGCGATCGGCGCCGCGGCCGCCTTCATCTGCTTCCTCGCGAACCAACTCCTCATCGTGAGCTTTCGGCTGGACGAGAACGTGCTGCGCCGCTTTGTGGCTCCGGTCCTCGAGGAGAGCGTGAAGGCGACTTACCTCGTGTACCTGATCCGTTCGGCGCGGGTGGGGTTCCTGGTCGACGCCGGCATCCAGGGATTCGCGGTCGGCACCGGCTTCGCCCTCATGGAGAATCTCTACTACGCCGGCGCGATGCAGGAGCAAGGGCTGGGTCTCTGGATCGTCCGAGGATTGGGTACCGCCGTCATGCATGGCTCCACGACGGCGGTCGTCGGAATTCTGTCCAAATCGCTCACCGAACGACGGGGGTCCGGGTCGCTAAAACTCTTCCTGCCGGGAGTCGCGCTCGCCGCACTCGCCCATTCGCTTTTCAATCAGTTCCTCTTGAGCCCTCTCGTCTCCACCGCGGCCATGCTGATTACGATGCCCCCTCTCGTGGGGTTCGTGTACGAGTGGAGCGAGAAGTCCACGCGCGATTGGCTGGGGGCCGGGTTGGACAGCGATGTCGAGCTGCTCGAGCTGATCCAGGGAGGCGCGATCGCGGAGACGCCTGTGGGAGCCTATCTCTCCTCGCTGAACCGTCTCCCCGGTCCCGTCGTGGCGGACATGCTCTGCCTGCTGCGCATCCATCTCGAGCTATCGCTTCGGGCGAAGGGCATGCTGATCGCCCGCTCGGCCGGCGTTCACCTTCCTCTCGACGATCAGGTGCGCGCGAACTTCGAAGAGATGAAATACCTCGAGCGATCGATTGGAAAGACAGGGAAGATCGCGATCCTGCCCTTCATGCGGACCAGCGCCCGCGACCTGTGGCAGCTCTACGCCCTTAGGAAATGA
- a CDS encoding sigma-70 family RNA polymerase sigma factor: MVEHEEDGLLDRCLAGDGGAYGQLIDRYQRALFNVSLRMVGNREDARDITQTVFLKAYENLGKFDRRHRFFSWVYRIMINESLNHLSRARRTEPLDETMASGQRGPDEDCARHRLHDSIQSALMDLSPDYRQVVVLRHFAQLSYHEMSSVLDVPEKTVKSRLHTARQLLGGILTRRGIVHS; this comes from the coding sequence ATGGTTGAGCACGAGGAAGACGGCCTGCTGGATCGATGCCTCGCAGGAGATGGGGGGGCGTACGGGCAGCTCATCGACCGCTATCAGCGGGCCCTATTCAATGTGTCGCTTCGAATGGTGGGCAACCGGGAGGATGCGCGCGACATAACGCAAACGGTTTTCCTGAAAGCCTACGAGAACCTCGGCAAGTTCGACCGGAGGCACAGGTTCTTCAGCTGGGTGTATCGGATCATGATCAACGAATCTCTGAATCATCTGAGCCGAGCCAGGCGGACGGAGCCGCTGGATGAGACGATGGCATCCGGGCAAAGGGGTCCCGACGAGGATTGCGCCCGGCACCGGCTCCACGATTCGATCCAGTCGGCGCTCATGGACCTGTCGCCGGATTACCGGCAGGTGGTCGTACTCAGGCATTTCGCCCAGCTCTCCTATCACGAGATGAGCAGCGTGCTGGATGTGCCCGAGAAAACCGTGAAGTCGCGACTCCACACGGCGCGGCAGCTCCTGGGTGGAATCCTCACCAGGAGAGGGATCGTGCACTCATGA
- a CDS encoding amylo-alpha-1,6-glucosidase, translating to MRYDGAIMDIIRLQDQFYILATSSRIDDRTRVLKHGDTFAVFDRFGDMAPVGMGELGLYHEGTRFLSRLGLFLDQDRLLLLSSRVSDDNSVLSVDLTNADVRSDGQLAISRGTIHVAREQLLWDGVCYERIRVSNYGLAPIHVTLRCRWDVDYADIFEVRGTRREATGRKLEPVVRESSVTLSYKGLDGVVRRTRISCAPTPAGASESEFEFDIALRSREATSYVVTFACEVGRGAKEPLRYEEAHRAASEALERDQADHCVVGSSNEQFNDWMNRSSADLHMMLTETGCGPYPYAGVPWFSTPFGRDGIITALEVLWMNPGLAKGVLRFLAETQAQEQNSERDAEPGKILHETRQGEMAALGEVPFRRYYGSVDATPLFVMLAGAYARTTGDLSLIRSIWPSIELALAWMEAYGDRDHDGLIEYFRLSPKGLVNQGWKDSGDAIFHEDGELATGPIALCEVQGYAYAARKEASALAATLGLGELAGRLRNQAEAIQERFEETFWCDELESYALALDGKKRACRVLASNAGHCLWTGIADRSRAERVARRFEREDFHSGWGIRTLAAGQVRYNPMSYHNGSVWPHDNAIIAAGLARYGFKESAIRILSGLFDATLFLDMSRLPELFCGFERGPGAGPTPYPVACAPQSWSSGSVYLLLQSCLGLSVDGIQSRVSFDHPALPQSLEEITIRRLRVGQGTVDLIIRRYERDVGIDVLDRVGSVQVEVLK from the coding sequence ATGCGATATGATGGTGCCATCATGGACATCATCCGGTTGCAGGACCAGTTTTATATCCTCGCGACCTCCTCACGCATCGATGACCGCACGCGTGTGTTGAAACACGGCGACACGTTCGCCGTGTTCGACCGTTTCGGCGATATGGCGCCCGTCGGAATGGGGGAGCTGGGCCTCTATCACGAGGGCACGCGGTTTCTGTCGCGCCTCGGCCTCTTCCTCGACCAGGACCGTCTCCTCCTGCTCAGCTCCCGAGTGAGCGACGACAACTCCGTCCTCTCGGTGGATCTGACCAACGCGGATGTGCGTTCCGACGGGCAGCTCGCGATTTCCCGCGGCACCATCCACGTCGCGAGGGAGCAGCTTCTGTGGGACGGGGTTTGCTACGAGCGCATCCGGGTCTCGAACTACGGGCTCGCGCCGATCCATGTGACCCTCCGGTGCCGGTGGGACGTCGACTACGCCGACATTTTCGAGGTCCGAGGAACGCGCCGCGAAGCCACGGGCCGAAAACTCGAGCCGGTCGTTCGAGAGTCCAGCGTGACGCTCTCGTACAAGGGTTTGGACGGCGTTGTGCGTCGGACCCGCATTTCGTGCGCGCCCACGCCAGCGGGAGCCTCGGAATCGGAGTTCGAGTTCGACATCGCGCTCCGGAGCCGCGAAGCGACGTCCTACGTCGTTACGTTCGCGTGCGAGGTTGGGCGCGGTGCCAAGGAACCGCTCCGTTACGAGGAGGCACACCGCGCGGCGTCGGAAGCGCTCGAGCGCGATCAGGCCGATCACTGTGTCGTGGGCTCCTCCAACGAGCAATTCAACGATTGGATGAACCGCTCGAGCGCCGACTTGCACATGATGCTGACCGAGACCGGATGTGGACCCTATCCCTACGCCGGCGTCCCCTGGTTCAGCACTCCCTTCGGGCGGGACGGAATCATCACCGCCCTGGAAGTTCTCTGGATGAATCCTGGCCTGGCGAAGGGCGTGCTCCGCTTCCTGGCAGAGACCCAGGCGCAAGAGCAGAACTCCGAGCGCGACGCGGAGCCCGGAAAGATTCTCCACGAGACGCGCCAGGGGGAGATGGCCGCATTGGGGGAGGTCCCGTTCCGCCGCTACTACGGGAGCGTGGACGCGACGCCGCTCTTCGTCATGCTGGCAGGCGCTTACGCGCGGACCACGGGGGATCTGAGCCTGATCCGCAGCATATGGCCGAGCATCGAGCTAGCGCTCGCCTGGATGGAGGCGTACGGGGACCGCGATCACGACGGGCTCATCGAATATTTCCGCCTCTCCCCGAAGGGCCTCGTCAATCAGGGGTGGAAGGATTCCGGCGACGCGATCTTCCACGAGGACGGGGAGCTTGCGACGGGCCCGATCGCGCTTTGCGAGGTGCAGGGCTACGCATACGCCGCCCGAAAGGAGGCGTCGGCGCTCGCCGCAACGCTCGGGTTGGGCGAGCTTGCGGGCCGCCTGAGAAACCAAGCGGAGGCCATCCAGGAGCGATTCGAGGAGACCTTCTGGTGTGACGAGCTCGAGAGCTATGCGCTCGCGCTCGACGGCAAGAAGCGCGCGTGCCGGGTGCTTGCCTCCAACGCGGGGCATTGCCTCTGGACCGGCATCGCCGATCGGTCCAGGGCGGAGCGTGTGGCGCGGCGCTTCGAGCGGGAGGATTTCCATAGCGGATGGGGGATTCGGACGCTCGCCGCGGGGCAGGTCCGCTACAACCCGATGTCCTACCACAACGGATCGGTTTGGCCGCACGACAACGCCATCATCGCGGCCGGGCTCGCCCGGTACGGCTTCAAGGAATCGGCGATTCGGATTCTCTCCGGGCTCTTCGACGCCACCCTGTTCCTCGATATGAGCCGATTGCCGGAGCTTTTCTGCGGTTTCGAGCGGGGCCCGGGCGCGGGACCGACGCCCTATCCTGTCGCGTGCGCGCCCCAGTCGTGGTCCTCGGGCTCCGTGTACCTACTCTTGCAATCGTGCCTCGGGCTCAGCGTGGATGGGATCCAGTCCCGAGTTTCCTTTGATCATCCGGCCCTGCCGCAGAGCCTGGAGGAGATCACGATCCGGAGGCTCCGGGTCGGGCAGGGCACTGTGGACCTCATCATTCGGCGCTACGAGCGTGACGTCGGGATCGACGTTCTGGACCGGGTGGGCAGCGTCCAGGTCGAGGTGCTCAAGTGA
- a CDS encoding ATP-binding protein, which translates to MVERRFPRELGSLEPMTRFVAAYLDSRGLDPEHAFTVDLLIEELFTNMLKHGKGGGPEVSLCLAGEVAELSITLRDFDVESFDPTSAPPEPTRGDRGLGLRLVRQLSDSIRYEYKERSAVITVTKKVAL; encoded by the coding sequence ATGGTGGAGCGGCGCTTCCCCCGAGAGCTCGGTTCGCTCGAGCCGATGACCAGGTTCGTCGCCGCCTACCTCGACTCCAGGGGACTCGACCCTGAGCATGCCTTCACGGTGGATCTCCTCATCGAGGAGTTGTTCACGAACATGCTGAAGCACGGCAAAGGGGGCGGTCCTGAGGTGAGCCTTTGCCTCGCCGGAGAAGTGGCGGAGCTGTCCATCACGCTTCGCGATTTCGACGTTGAATCCTTTGACCCTACCTCCGCGCCGCCTGAGCCCACGCGCGGAGACCGCGGCCTGGGACTTCGACTCGTGAGGCAGCTTTCGGATTCCATTCGCTACGAGTACAAGGAACGGAGCGCCGTCATCACCGTCACCAAGAAGGTCGCCCTCTGA